The segment GATGGCCTGGTACGTGCTAAAGAGCTAACTCAGCGGGCCGCAGCTGCCCAAACCCTGCGCATTCCACAGAGAGGCCTGCTTCAGGAGGACTGGCCCTCGACTGGCTCCTGGAAGATCACTTCTGAGCCCCTGACACATCCTCCTCCATGAGAATGTTTTTGTATGTCCGAGGCCCTGGGCCTCGTGGGGCCCAGAGACTGAGTAGCTAAAATCAGTCCTGCAGACACTGTAGCACCCACGTGACTGAATTACAGGAAAAACCCTGGGTCTCAAGGCTCAGGTGAGCTTCTCTGGTGTGTTGTCACGCCCCCTTGCTGGGAGAATTAAGTGCATCTCCATGTAATTCCACGGGGAGGGACTCCTGGAAGCTTGGGCCTGCTTTCTCTTGGACTTTGCCTTTGATGACCTTGATCTGTATCCTTTCACAGTCGTCCTGTGGGTCGTCTTAGTGAATCCTCGCGCCCCGGGGAGGTTTGAGGGCTCCTGACACAGCTGGCCAAGCAGACTCTCCTAGATCCTCTTCTCCCAGATGGCTTGTATCATAAAATGGAAGCCTCGAGGCACAATTCATTAAAACTCATTCTCACCCATTAAACTGCATTAAAATCTCGAGAAAGGTACATTTGTTGAGCAAAGCATATGTTTTGCTTATATTTAAGGAACTTGTTTTCACCTGTCTGAAAGCTTTTCTCTATTACACAGCCTGTTGAGTTTTAACAAGAGGAAGAGTGGGCATGCCCACATTTTCATGTCAGTTGCTTCATGTGAGAACACTGTACCATTTGAAAGTGTTATAGTCTGCTGTGTTTAGAACACTGCAAAAATATAGCTGCTGAATTGTGAATTTCTCTTGTGGGTTAAGATGAAAGAATTTTGGGAAGCAATCCACATAATAACTACAAAAACCGAATCTACATTGAACTTTGTAAGAATACCTGCAACAGGAGAAAATAAGCAAGAACGGTAAACAGGAACTAAATTTGCATCTACTGGACAAGACTGTCATCAGTTGTACCTAATGCTTTGTTCACTAGTAAAGCTAATTTCTTCACAGAATTGCTCTTTGATGAAAGCAACGAATTAGTATTCATAAGTAAGTCATTACCGAATTTAAATAGGGGCCATCATATTTAAATAGGGAGCGTTTTAGTTCTCCACTGGTGGTGATTACACAGAATAGAAAGGAGATTAtgtaatgatgtactctatgttcgctaactgaacataataaaaaaaaaaggagattatgTATTTAAATCAGTAAACAGAAAACTTTCCCTTTCCACAGTGGGCAACCCAGGCTAGACTCGGTATAAGTTCCTTTCCACCTGTGGTAGGGAGGATAATGCCATCCCCCCCCAAGATGTTTGCATCCTAACATGTGACTGTGtcaccttacatggcaaagggaaattaaggCGGCTAATCAGCTGGTATTGGatagagagattatcctggattatccggcTGGGCCCAATGCAGCACAGGGGTCCTTAAAGGTCTTGGGGAGAGACAAAACAGagtgtcagagagaaagacaaccagccattgctggctttgaaggtggaaggggccacaagccaaagaatgcaggCAGTTTCCAGAAGCtcgaaaaggcaagaaaatgggtTATAGAGTGAAATAGTGAAAAAGACCTTGCTGGTGTGAAATCTGGAATCCACTGGTGGCCTTGTTCTTTCTGGATTAGTCAGGGCCCTGCTGGTCCATCCCCAGACTGGGGATGTGTGCAGCACTGGCAGGAAAGGAACTGCCTCTCCTACTGGACTCCCCCACCCACGTCTGTCCGTTTACTTCTTGCTCCCGGTTATCATTTTGCACAGCACCCCCTTCTGATATCCCATCTGCTATTTCCTGACCTCTGACTCCAGCTTCACGCATTCCTTGGCTCCTGATGGAGCAAGACAATAAAATCACTCCTAAAGAAACAATAGCTGACTGCAGCTAGCCAGGAattgctgtgtctctgtgtgacTGGGGGAGAGGACCCGgttgggtggggaggtggagggtaGCCAGCACAGCTCAGGAAGGGCTGTTCTTCTGTTTAGGAAAGCACATGAATGAGTCTTGATGATCAGGACAAGGCAAGGCCCCCTCCCTGGTGCACCCAGGCTGGCGTGCGGGAGGGAAGAGAAGTAAATGTGTACAATCCTGTAAATGGCAGCCTCCTTGATGTTGCATTTTGGATCCTGGTACCGGCAGGAGACAgaagagtttggttttgtttgcggAGGTTGCTGAGactcagggaagaaaagaaaagcacaagcaggagacaCGGAGCTTGGAAGGGATGCCCAGCAGTGCGGTGGGAGGCTGGAGGTAAGGAGCAGAGGTATTCTCCATGCCTGCAATGAGGGGCGGCCAGTGACTGGAGCGGGGACACCATGTGATCTTCtgagatgggggctgggggacCCTGGCAGCTCCTCAGCTGCACTGCTGGCCTCTGATTGGATGCTGCCCTGAAACCACTTCCAAGATTCCACCCAAGCCCCCTCTGCCATTCTGCCCGCACCGCCGGAAGCCCGTCCTGGGCTCGTGGGGCTCGTTGCTCAGCTCGGGCGACCTGTGCTTCTTAGATCCACCACGGCTCCTGCCTCAGAAGGAGCACGGCAACTCCCTGCAGAGGCCCCACAGACCACAGGAGCCCTCAGAGTGTGCTTTGCTTTGGCCCTTATCCTGGTGTTACAATGACCTAGTCGTTGGGGCTCTAGCCTCAGAGGTCACATCCACGCTCTCTGATGACGCTGTCCGGCACTGCACGTTCAGTTGTCCTTCCCCAAGTCCTACTGTCCATCTTGCCCAGAGATGTGCAGCAAACAGTAAGTTAAGCAAGAGAAGCTGCCTGGCACTCCGACGCTTCACTCACTTGAACGGAGAGAAGCAAAGAAGGCAGCTCCCGAGGAGCCGGAACCGGAGGTTGTGTGCGCTCAGTGAGGAGTAGAGCTGTCTGTCTGCACAGACCatgcatggtggtggtggtgggggggtgatGACCAAACCCTGCACCCTCCACGTCTGCCCTCCAGCTCTCAGCCCTCAGCTCCTAACCTGTAGGATGGAAGGCGGCAGCCTCGGCGCAGGCCCTCACAGGCTGTAAGTACCACTAAGCACGCCGGAGCCCTGTCCCCTCTTACAGGGAAAGCTTTGCCGCTTCGAGAATCGCAAGTGCCCGCAGCCCGGTCAACCTCAGCGCTGCCTGCTCTGCAGACACCTCAAGGGGAACGGGGCAGAACGGCAGTGGAGAGCGAACTAGGATCAGCAAGTGGGGAGCGGGCAAACACCCTGCTGTCCTGGCAGACCTGGGCGCAGGGGCGTGGGCCTCTCCGAGCAGGGGGTCCTGGGCCTGGGCAGTCCGCGGGGGCTGAGACCTGGGCTCCTCTCGAGAGGCAGGCAGAAATGAAGTGCACCCTGGGGAATGAACTAACTGGTAATTACTGGGACTAGAAAATGTGAACACAGCTTTAACATGGgaaggaagaggcaaagaaaggaagCGACTTTCAAGAGGTTCGTgtcttcattgtttttgtttcttaggtttatttatttactttagagaaagagagggagagacagcgtgcgagcgggggaggggcagagggagagggagaatctcaggcagactccgccccgagcgcagagcccaacctggggctccatctcaggaccctgagaccatgacttgagcagaaatcaagagtccgatgcttaatggactgagccacccaggctcctcggTGTCTTAATTTTGAAGGACAGGTCAGGTTGGCTTGGATGAGATGGAAATGGTGGACAGAGGCAAAGTGGAGATGCTAAGCTGGTGGAAACCACAGCTACCGTGTGGATTTCTATTCATCTCCCCTACTGTGGAGAGGGTGGCTTTAACAGTTAGGGGCCCTTTACGCACGTGGccattgcctggcacacaggcAGTGCTCGGTAAATGTCGTTTGAAAGAAAAACTTCCTAGTTTCATCACAATATTTAGGATGTTCCTTTGTACACAGTATGCCTAATTCAAGTAATGTTTAGTTGAACTTACTGTTATCTCCCCACCGCATCCCTACATTATTAGAACAACAGCTTTCCCTCACAAATTCCTTTGTAAtccaattaattaaaatcttttttcttagaCATTTCTTAACATTCTACATTAGATAATTTAGGTACACTTCTGTATTACCTCAGGAAAGTTATCTCAATTATGTCCTTTTCTGATGGGGGAGACCCAGCTTATAGAAGCAAAAGGACACTACCAAGACtatatagaatttatttatttaagatcttatttatttatttttaaaaagattttatttatttatttgacagagagagagagagatagtgagagagagcacaagcagggggagagggagaagcaggccccctgctgagcagggaacccgatgtggggctcaatcccagaaccctgagatcatgacctgagccaaaggcagaaagccacccaggtgccctagaatttAAATGTCAATATCGAATCctgagtttttctatttcttccaatgacaaaaagaagagaaaattagataaaaattatttaggaaaatatctgcaaattataCATCTGATGAGGatcatatccagaatatagaaagaactctggcaactgaataataaaaagagaaatggccCAATAAAAAGCGGGTAAAGGCATAAaatagttctccaaagaagatatacagatagctaATAAGAACATGAGAAGACACTTAACATTagtagtcattagggaaatgcatatcaaaaccacaaagagataccacttcatagCCACTAAGATGGCCATCATAAACAAgtcagacaataacaagtgttggtgaggatgtggagaaactggacacctcatacattgctgatgggaagaTACAATGGCACAGCCGGTGAAAAAAACATTCaatccctcaaaaagttaaacatacagttACCATATGACACAGCAGTTCAGTTCCACTCTTAGGTGGATAtcaaagagaactgaaaaaaaaaaaaagtccatacaaaaactttcaaatattcatagtagcataattcataatagccaaaacatggaagcaaatgtccaccaactgatgaatagatcagtaaaaatagataaacagaatgtggtatattcatacaataaaatgggatttggccataaaaaggaatgaagtattgatacatgctaaaACATAATGAACCCTGAAAGCTGATGAGAGAAAAACTCTCTAAAGACCCCCAAGGGAAACCATTCTAGATTTCTTTCTATGTCAGCATGACTGTACATAAACTTTGTTCAACCTAAAAGCCTGATTTATGGCCCACCAGGCATGCACTGTGTATCTGCTTTGTGAAGGAGTAGTCTAAAGGAAAACCTTCTTGTCCTTGAGATATTGATCAATGTTCCTGTTCCCTGAATTCCTTGATGACAAAACTCTTGATTCCTGCCTTTATGCTAATCCATAATCTTTTGAGCTTCTACAGAATGTAAAAAGTATATAACCTTGTAAAAACGATTCATTCTCCAGAGTACTTTCTTCCTTATGAAGAGCATATTTCCCAGCAGCTATCCTAACTTGGGCTCGGATAAAATGCTCTTTCTTCCTGTTGGAGATTCTAAAAGATTTGCTCATTTTGCATTGACaaagcatcatgctaagtgaaagaaatcagtcataaaaagcatatattatataattccacttataggaaatgtccagaatagacacaTTGAATAGATACACAAAATGGATTAGCAATTTCTTAGCTGCATGCCAAACACCTACATCAGCTTTGATGACAACAAGCTTTTAGGTTAAacctctcaaattaataaaactgtgaTATCAGTCCACTATTAAGTCAATTAGCAAAGACTCAGgctctcttatttattttgagagggaggCAGGCTCCCAGCTGTGCAAGGCCTCTTAGGCCATTACCGaggattttgatattttttcccaGTGAAAGTATTTCAGCAGGGGAAATCCAGGATCTGATGTGGGTTCTGAAAGATCACTTTAGCTGCTGGATTGAGGATGAATTCAAGGTGACAGAGTGGACTGGGAGGGAACCAGTGGGGGTGACTGACGTATATGCCCTCGGAACGGGTAACAGTCAGATATGCGCGTCAtagcacacacatgtgcatgcacgcaagcgcatgcacacgcacacacacccagcTAGCTGTCTGTGTGTGGAGCTCTACAAGCAGAGGGTCGATCAGCCTGCCTTCGCAGTAGAAACAGATGCACTGGGCTCACCCTTGGAAGGGAACCGTGTTCAGCCCTCATTCTGGGGCTGTGCCCTGTCCGTGAAAGTGGGCTCACCAGCCTGTCCCGGTGCAGACTCTGCGGGCACCGGGGCCAACCGTGATGCACGGAGAGGCAGGCTGTAGCCGAAATGCCCCATGGGCCATTCAGGAGAGGGCTGGGAAGGCACTTCTTTCCTTCAGCGGCCACGTTGCTTCCTTCCTGTCTGGCCTTGATTTGTGGTTCAGTTGCTGCGGGCTCTTCACCCTTGCATGACCCTCGGGGCCTGCAGAGCCCCGGGATGCATCACACGGGAAGAACAGGTTCTGGATATATCTGCCCACTTGGGAGGAAATGGGGTAGCCCCGGCCCCTCCCGAGGGACAGAGAGCGGCAGAAGACCACGAGCACACAGCATGCACCAATGTGATGGTAAAAATGCTGTTGCATGTTTTCAATTCCCAAGGACACCAGCTTTAAAGACTGAAGGCAATGCTCGTTTTTTGAGGATGAGCGGCCTTCTGAATGTGAAAGGATCAGGTGGCTTTGATTTATCATCATCATGAGAAAtgggagttgtttttttgtttgtttttgtttttgtttttttaatcccacTGCTCTGCAGGAAATGCTTTGAAGTGCTTGACAAAGAGCCCTGGTCTTACCGGCCATCCCTCTAGGCCCTGGGATCAGGTAAGAGGGCCAGCCCGTTATTGTCTTGCCAGCCCGAAACCTTGAACTTCTTGCGTGTAGGAGTAGTTCTTAGCTACGGACGTTTCCACCTGATGCCTTGCTATGCTCCTGTGGCCCGACGAGCTCCCGCTTGGCTTGATTATTCAGGGCTCCAGTGTTGGCCTGTCTCTCTTGTGAAGTCTCTGTGCTCGACATCCCCAAGATTCTGGAGGCAAAACCCAAAATGTAATGCTGAACTTGGACAATGAAGCTCACCCAGAGGAAACACACCTGGACGCAGGCAGTTCATATTGGGAGTAGGGGCCCTCGGGGTGACAACGAGCCCCACTGCCAGTCACCTGAGCTTCGGAGCTTTCTATGCCTAAActtgatttttgtgtgtatttctttaaGCTCTATTTTAATGCttcagggggcggggggagcagttCTGAGAAGTGGTTTCGCATGAGGATCTAGACACAGGGGTACCAAGGGTGGCAGCTCATCCCTCCTCTTCCAGGCCAGACGTACAAGCGTGCTGAGTCACCgtggccctggggcctgggggggcCGCCTTGGGTCCTGAGCTGCCTCGGCCAGCTACCCTTGTGGTGCCCTGAGGTTTGCACTTCCTGTAGGGGGTCTGCACGCCTGAAGATGGTCAGCACACACGGTTCCAGGCCGCGCACACGGGCTCGCCCAGTTCTTACGGACCTGGATGCCCCGCAGCGAGGACCTCTCGAAGCCGGATTTCTCATGGGTGCCAGCTTTCAGCTCCGGCTGACCTCCGCCGGGGACCGTCCAGTCGACAATTCCTCCCACACCCTGAGCGCTGCCGCGGCTGCGCGCTCCGCTCCGTGTCTCCAAGAGCAGGTGTGGCATCAACATGCCCCGGCCTGGCGACGCCTTTTAGGATGCCTGACTTAGGAACTCCCCCGATGTTTAGAAAGGTACCCTGGGAATATACTTCTGGTGCCAGCAAGCTTGGCTGGCCAAGAACAGAGAGAATATTCCATGAAAGAGGAAACACCCCTCTTCCTGGCTTTTTGCCAGACCGTATAGGGAAGTGGGTCAGCTGAACTGTCTCCAGCCGGATGCAGTCCCTCCTTGTCAGTGTCCCAAGGGTAAGCGACGGGGTCTTTTACCTGGGTGGCATTTTACAGCATGTTGTTGCTTTGATTATTAACACCCCCCAACCCTCAAGGAACTAATCAGTTTGTTTGCTTAATATGTTTTTTATGCTTTGCATAAAGAATAAtagaattttggggcacctgggtggctcagtagttaagcgtctgccttcggctcggatcccagcgtcctgggatcgagccccacatcgggctctctgctctgcgggaagcctgcttctccctctcccactccccctgcttgtgttccctctcttgctgtgtctctctctgtcaaataaataaaatcttaaaaaaaaaatgataatagaaTTTTGGAATTGGGATGAATCCCATCCTAGTTCCTAAAGCGTCACTACCATTTACAGTGAAGCGACGGAGTCCTGGGGGTTAAGGGACTGCTGAGGCCCCCTGCTGCATTCGCTGCTCCCCAGGGGGCTCCTGCCATGCGGCCCCCACACAAGCTTGGTGCAGACATCTCCCTGGCAGGATGCGATTTCAAGCTCTACACAATGGTGCTGGGTTAATGTTCCATCTGCACTTAAGTGTCCTTTCTTTTAGAGTTTTTGAAAAAGTGTATTAAAGAATTCGGGGTCTTTGTGCATACACAtcttgggtgggggatggagggttTGAAATTAATCTGAGAAACGATAAACAGAGAGTGAACTAGGGAGCCCGCTGGAGGGCGGTAAATGGATTCCATGCTATGTGGGCCTCACAGACCAACTACTGGATCCTTCCTTCCCCAACCTCCCCTCCCTACCCCTTTTCCATCATAACAAGAGCTGCCATTTGCCCACCAGGTATTGTACAAGACCCTCAACCCTCCCAGTCACCCTATGATGTaggaattattattcccatttcacagaggaggaagccGAGGCTCCCAAAGTTGAAGCCACTTGCCCCCAACCACACAGCTTGGTGAGTGGCAGAATTGTATTTATCTGATTCCAAGGAGTAGAAAGCCTCTCTTTCCACttcaggttggtgaacacatcacTTTGCATCTCAGGGCCCTGCTAAAGTCCTGCGACGCAGAGAGGTCCCACCCCATAGTCTCCCTGCTTTATGCAGAGGACCTGTGCTGGCAAGACCGACCCCTTTGTCTACCTGCAGAACTCTCCTTCCGATTCCGGCAGCAGGAGGGAGGCCATGGGGTTTTTCATCAGATCGGCCACTGCAGGGTCCCTGGGTGTCACATAGAAGAAAGGAACCCCAGTGCTGTTGTTCAAGGGGCCATCGCTGATGGGCAGGCAGTTCCCAAACGGCAGTCCTGGGATCTAACAAACAGCGAAAAAGGCTTTTTCAATGCAGGGTTTTGGATTGATCTGAGGCAGGAGCTTCCCTTGTGTCTCTGGCCAGGAAATATAGCCATGAGGATGGCATGGCATCACCATGGTTTTGACAGGTAGTAAATGAAGGCACAGTTTTTCCCAACTGACCCAGTTCACCCAGGGATGGCTCCAGAATTTCTACAGAGGAGCTGAGCAGGGGCATTCTGTTTGGAAGAACAGCTAGGGGGTTATTCTTGAAGCTCCTGCATATACACAGAAAAATGCTCCCTTTATGAAATTTAAAGTTATTTGTGGGAGGGGCGATGAAATTTATGGAGGGGTTCTAGAACTTTTTCCACAAGCTGCCCGTGGAGGCCCCACTCTCGCAAGGTTTTGAAAACTTCAGGGATAGAACTTACGTCTTAACTTTAATATCTTATGTGATTTTTGGACTCCGGGAACTTTCTATTACTGTTTCTTTTAGAGCcacaccattttctttctttttattgtaatcaatatttcattatataattcaGCAACTCACCCTGAAGTCACAGAAACATGCTACACTCATTTTTGTTCATGATCATCCTGTGGAGGAGGTGAAGTTCTCAGACATATGTGCAAATATTTCTTAGGTTTTCCCAAGCCCTGCTGCGTCCTGCATCCCAATCTTCATGAGCTTTATTTACCCTTTACAGAGTGCTCTTCATTGTCACTGAGCTCAGAACTCAGGGGCTGTCTTTGCATAAAGCGTTATATGGTAGCGGTGTGTGTAGACTTGGAATAAGGGATGGCTTTCATCTTTGAAGAAGACACAATGTTCAGGAGTCTTCCAAAATGGTAATATAAGTTCAATTCACAGATTCTGTTTTTCAGCTTGTCATAACTGCCTAGAGTCATGCTTTGCACACGTGATGTGTACATGGGAAATGTTCCCTGAATGTATTGAATTTGGATTAAATGTCAATACTGGAAAGGGGAATTCCTAACAAAGCTAAGAAAAGAGATGTTGAAAGTCAAAGTATCTTCAGTACATTGGCACTAGACTTTTAATTGCTTGTAAcaatctgtgtatttttttaaacattcactctatcttttttttaagtttatttatttctttaagtgatctctacatccaacgtggggctcaaactcacaacccccagatcgagagtcgcatgctcttctgactgagccagccacgtgccctgaaataatttgtgttttaaacCAAGATCAGCCTCATATTTAAGCTTCATATCTGTGTAAGGTGTGTCTTAGGAGCATAATACATAACTGTGAGAAACCATTTGGATGCTAGTGGTTAAGACCACTGCCATCATCAGAataaacttacttattttttaagagtaaaacaAGAACTTCAAAACTACATAGTCAACCACTAAGTTTCATATAGGAGGAAAGCAAAGTGGACAACCCAGTGACTTGGCCAGTTTCCAGATGGGTGAGACCCCCCAGTGACCTACACATTCCAAAAAAATTGGTTTTGCATAAATTCAATAGGATTTCAAACTACCTCCCTGTAATAAAACCCTTAAATGGATCTTACCAGCCCTGAAAGCTTTCTGGAGGGTGTGTAATTATGGATGGCACATCCTCATATTTATCCATGTCATTTTGGCTCAAGGTGGAAACCTGGCTAACAGGTGAGTAAAACATTTGCGCACTGAATGATAAAACTGCAGCTGAAAACAGCTCATTCCAGCATGTATACACTTTGCACCCTAAGCCTCCTTTCCAGAAAAATTCTTGAGGTCCATATTTCAAAATGTCAATTTCCACCACAGACCCCGTGGTGTCTTTCTCCCAGTCCCCACTGTCAGTAGGTGACGGCGAAGTTCGGGTCTGTTGGGTGCCGCGGGCTGGGAGGCTGCCCGCACCAGTCTGTGATGCCGAAGGCGGGTCTGGCTTCTTCCGTGCAGGTGTCGGGTCAGGCGCTGGTTATGTGTACGCCTCTTTGACCACCTCAAGACTGCACTTCAGGGGCCATCCACCTGGCAGGATGCCTGGCTGTCAGCACCCTCCCCCCCTTTCCCGGGTTAAGCAAAGCACAGTCTGGTTCCGTTATTTATGCGCTGTCCACCGTGCAACCCAGCCCGCCGGGCACGTCTGTGAGACCCGGGGCGGAGCAcgggtgtgggtgggtggggggcggtcGCCAGCGTTTCCCCGTCCCCAGGCGACCGCGAGGCACGCACCTGCAGCCGGCTGCCGGCGCGGCGGCTTACCTTCTCGTGGGCGGACACGGTGGCCAGACAGCCCCAGGCGCTGGCGTGGGCCAGGAAGCGGGCGGTGCCAGGGCGCAGCCTGGGGCCGCTCTCGCGCCGGTAGGAGAACATCCCGGGCGGCGCGGGGGGCGGCCTGGCGCGGGCGGCGCCGGGCGGGGGCGGCAGGTGCGCGTCCTCCTTGTGCGCGGAGGCCGGGAAGCTGCGCTGCCAGATGCTGCCCGAGTCCTCCAGGAGCGCGGGCAGCGCCTCCTCGGTGGAGGCGCTGTCCAGCTCCTCGTCCACCTCGTTGGTGACGGCCCAGGACACCGAGCTCACGATCACGTAGCCCGCGGCCGGCGACAGCAGGGCGCTGCAGCACAGCAGCCAGGAGAGGCGGGTGGCGGGCCGCGCGGGCCGCTGGCCGCGGCGCACGGACATCTTGCAGCGGCGCGCCCTGCCGCGGGCACCGCCTGGAGCGCGCGGGTGGCCGGCGAGAGCGGCAGCGCCCCCCTGCGGCGGACGTGCGGAACTCCGGACTCGGCTTCCGACCGCCGCAGGATTCCCGGGCGAGGTCCTCACCCCGGGAAGCCCTCGCCGCCTCACGCCCGCCGTGAGAAGTCCAGGCTCCCGGGAAAGCAGATTCCACTCGCACGCTGCACGTCCCGCAGCCGCCGTGCGCAGAGCCCTCACCGCGTGCCAGGTCCGGGGATGGGCTCGTTTCCTGTTGGATGGCACGGGTTCTGCAGCCAGACGGTGGTGGGCGTTCAAATCCCGAATCAACACACTCCCCTAGTCACCAGCTTTGTGACCCTGCCAAGTCActtaacctgtctgtgcctcagtttctttattagaaaaacaagcaaaccacAGTATCTAGCTCAGAGAGGTGATGGATGGGACAATTAAATAAGTTCACCTCTGCAGAGGCTTAGAACAGTGCGTGGCATGGAGCAGGCGTTATATTTTGGTAATAGACAAAGGGAGAGATTGTTACCATTTTAGAGAGGAGTGAACAGTGAAGGTA is part of the Neomonachus schauinslandi chromosome 10, ASM220157v2, whole genome shotgun sequence genome and harbors:
- the CREG2 gene encoding protein CREG2; its protein translation is MSVRRGQRPARPATRLSWLLCCSALLSPAAGYVIVSSVSWAVTNEVDEELDSASTEEALPALLEDSGSIWQRSFPASAHKEDAHLPPPPGAARARPPPAPPGMFSYRRESGPRLRPGTARFLAHASAWGCLATVSAHEKIPGLPFGNCLPISDGPLNNSTGVPFFYVTPRDPAVADLMKNPMASLLLPESEGEFCRKNIVDPEDPRCARLTLTGQMIAVSPEEVEFAKQAMFSRHPVMRKWPRQYEWFFMKMRIEHIWLQKWYGGVSDIKKEDYFKAVPRKA